In Gemmatimonadaceae bacterium, a single genomic region encodes these proteins:
- a CDS encoding Type 1 glutamine amidotransferase-like domain-containing protein produces the protein MKCVRIFGACLPLAFALCASAQAPRVGPAHGSVLVVGGGSLGPEVLGKFIELAGGPDALIIDVPTAGGDSVYPPDWQGTRSLKAAGAKHVVVLHTVDKRLADTDSFAAVIAHAGGVWFEGGRQWHLVDSYAGTKTEKAFHDVLARGGVVGGSSAGASILASYLLRGAREGNTIIMAPGYEQGFGFLRGVAIDQHVVARERLADLADSLMPKHSELLGISEDEGTAWLVRGDTAEIIGRNKAFVYGGRDPKDAGKPFLTLFPGDRYDLGDRHVLHRASEEAPFSSAFIDSVFSSIGSGTAATVLVAQNGRVLVDRSYGIPPQAKYMPTTTVPNFALGGLSAGFGATAALLLARDGKFSLEQTMTPTSSVTLREYLEAEAPWADSGKQLAELVSKQGGTPYNQLVTRRIFTPIGAHKTVVSPDGPMESNVDELYRWELALEHNREFGVDSTAATDGSTDVRQQPSLRGAGWNAESYHGVNRFTEYGTTNGHRNAFVRIPDRKAVVIILTNSNGFDARAAADAITGRLTK, from the coding sequence ATGAAGTGCGTTCGCATTTTTGGCGCATGCCTGCCCTTGGCGTTCGCGCTCTGCGCATCCGCCCAGGCCCCGAGAGTTGGCCCCGCACATGGCTCCGTGCTCGTCGTCGGCGGTGGCTCGTTAGGGCCCGAAGTCCTCGGCAAGTTCATCGAGCTTGCCGGTGGCCCAGATGCACTCATCATCGACGTGCCCACCGCCGGTGGCGACAGCGTGTATCCTCCCGACTGGCAGGGCACTCGCTCGCTCAAGGCGGCTGGCGCCAAGCACGTCGTCGTCCTGCACACCGTCGACAAGAGGCTCGCCGACACGGACAGCTTCGCGGCGGTCATTGCTCACGCGGGAGGCGTTTGGTTCGAGGGCGGCCGGCAGTGGCATCTCGTCGACTCGTACGCCGGCACGAAAACCGAGAAGGCGTTCCACGATGTGCTCGCGCGTGGTGGCGTGGTCGGCGGTTCGTCGGCTGGCGCGTCGATTCTCGCCAGCTATCTGCTCCGCGGTGCGCGTGAAGGCAACACGATCATCATGGCGCCCGGCTATGAGCAGGGCTTCGGCTTTCTGCGCGGCGTCGCCATCGATCAGCACGTCGTCGCGCGTGAGCGACTCGCCGATCTCGCCGATTCGCTCATGCCCAAGCATTCTGAGCTCCTTGGCATCTCCGAGGACGAGGGTACGGCTTGGCTCGTCCGCGGCGATACCGCGGAAATCATCGGGCGCAACAAGGCATTCGTGTATGGCGGCCGTGACCCTAAGGACGCTGGCAAGCCGTTCCTGACGCTATTTCCCGGCGATCGCTACGACCTCGGCGACCGGCACGTGCTGCACCGCGCCAGCGAAGAGGCGCCATTCAGCAGCGCCTTTATCGATTCGGTATTCTCGAGCATCGGCAGCGGAACTGCCGCCACGGTCCTCGTCGCCCAGAACGGCAGGGTGCTCGTCGACCGATCGTACGGCATTCCGCCACAAGCCAAGTACATGCCGACGACGACGGTGCCGAACTTCGCGCTCGGTGGACTCTCCGCCGGATTCGGCGCGACGGCCGCGCTCCTTCTTGCTCGCGACGGCAAGTTCTCGCTCGAGCAGACGATGACGCCGACCAGCTCGGTGACCTTACGAGAGTATCTCGAGGCGGAAGCCCCGTGGGCCGATAGCGGAAAGCAGCTCGCCGAGCTCGTATCGAAGCAGGGCGGGACGCCGTACAATCAGCTCGTGACCCGCCGGATCTTCACGCCGATCGGGGCGCACAAGACCGTCGTGTCGCCCGACGGTCCGATGGAATCGAATGTCGACGAGCTCTATCGGTGGGAGTTGGCACTCGAGCACAATCGCGAATTCGGCGTCGACAGCACCGCGGCGACGGACGGCTCGACCGACGTTAGGCAGCAGCCTTCGCTACGCGGCGCCGGCTGGAATGCGGAGAGCTATCATGGCGTGAATCGTTTTACGGAGTACGGCACGACCAATGGTCATCGCAATGCGTTCGTGCGCATTCCCGATCGCAAGGCGGTGGTCATCATCCTCACGAACAGCAACGGCTTCGACGCCCGAGCCGCAGCCGACGCGATTACTGGCCGCCTGACGAAATGA
- a CDS encoding M1 family metallopeptidase yields the protein MRHLKRLAAAAVLLPFCVGLAQDSTGFTHADSLRGSNGADRAWWDAAFYDLHVRVDPADSSIRGYNAIVYRVLAPGSEMQVDLRLPLYVDSIIRRGRSLSYRRDGDAVFVTMPEVPRVGFHDTISVYYHGKPRVARRAPWDGGFVWTHDSLGRPWIATANEGIGASVWWPNKDFRADEPDSQRIAITVPSSIVDVSNGRLRSTTKNADGTTTYEWFVVNPINNYDVAVNAGVYEHLTDTFQGEKGRLTLDFWPLAYHADTARKQFEQVKPMLSCFEHWFGPYPWYQDGYKLVETPHLGMEHQSAIAYGNHYKNGYAGRDLSATGLGLKWDFIIVHESGHEWFGNNITAQDPADMWVQEGFTNYAEGLYTECQSGKEAGAKYIIGSRRNIRNDRPIVAPFGVEQEGSSDMYYKTGSMLHMMRQIVNDDAKWRDILRGLNSTFYHRTVTGAEVRAYINRRAGIDFNPVFAQYLMTTQIPTLEYVVADSIVRYRWTNVVPGFAMPVRVAIGGVRQWLRPTEIWRTTRVAGARREGTLVVDEDFYVMTRALERAIPDISFLDSWQIKKLRDHTNLLSNDQ from the coding sequence ATGCGTCATCTCAAACGACTGGCGGCCGCAGCCGTGTTGTTGCCATTCTGCGTCGGCCTCGCGCAGGATTCGACCGGATTCACGCACGCCGATTCGCTGCGTGGGAGTAATGGGGCGGACCGCGCGTGGTGGGACGCCGCCTTCTACGATCTCCACGTGCGCGTCGATCCGGCGGATAGCAGCATTCGCGGATACAACGCGATCGTTTATCGCGTGCTCGCCCCTGGCAGCGAAATGCAGGTCGACCTCCGGCTGCCGCTGTACGTGGACAGCATCATCCGGCGCGGTCGTTCGCTGTCCTATCGTCGGGACGGCGATGCGGTCTTCGTGACGATGCCGGAAGTGCCTCGCGTCGGCTTTCACGATACGATTAGCGTGTACTATCACGGCAAGCCGCGCGTTGCCCGGCGCGCGCCCTGGGACGGCGGCTTCGTCTGGACGCATGACAGCCTTGGCCGGCCGTGGATCGCGACGGCGAATGAAGGCATCGGGGCGAGCGTCTGGTGGCCGAATAAGGATTTCCGGGCCGATGAGCCCGACAGCCAGCGCATCGCGATCACAGTGCCAAGTTCGATCGTCGACGTCTCGAACGGCCGCCTGAGGAGTACGACGAAGAATGCCGATGGCACCACAACCTACGAATGGTTCGTCGTGAATCCGATCAACAATTATGACGTTGCCGTAAATGCCGGCGTGTACGAACACCTCACCGACACATTTCAGGGAGAGAAGGGGAGACTCACGCTCGATTTCTGGCCGCTCGCGTATCACGCGGACACGGCGCGGAAGCAGTTCGAGCAGGTGAAGCCGATGCTCTCCTGTTTCGAGCACTGGTTCGGCCCATATCCGTGGTATCAGGATGGCTACAAGCTTGTCGAGACGCCGCATCTCGGGATGGAGCATCAGAGCGCCATCGCCTACGGCAATCATTACAAGAACGGCTACGCGGGTCGCGATCTCTCCGCGACGGGGCTTGGACTGAAGTGGGACTTCATCATCGTCCATGAGAGCGGCCACGAGTGGTTTGGTAACAACATCACCGCGCAGGATCCCGCGGACATGTGGGTGCAGGAGGGCTTTACCAACTACGCCGAGGGTCTCTACACGGAGTGCCAGTCGGGGAAGGAGGCTGGCGCGAAGTACATCATCGGCAGCCGCCGGAATATCAGAAATGATCGCCCGATCGTGGCGCCGTTTGGCGTCGAGCAGGAAGGCTCGAGCGACATGTACTACAAGACCGGCAGCATGCTGCACATGATGCGACAGATCGTCAACGATGACGCGAAGTGGCGCGATATACTACGGGGCCTCAACAGCACGTTCTACCATCGGACGGTCACCGGGGCCGAGGTGCGGGCATACATCAACCGGCGTGCCGGCATCGATTTCAATCCCGTGTTCGCGCAGTATCTCATGACGACGCAGATCCCAACGCTCGAGTACGTCGTCGCCGATTCGATCGTCCGCTATCGCTGGACGAATGTCGTCCCCGGTTTCGCGATGCCGGTGCGCGTGGCCATCGGTGGCGTTAGGCAGTGGCTTCGTCCGACGGAGATCTGGCGCACCACGCGAGTGGCTGGCGCGAGACGCGAGGGAACGCTGGTGGTCGACGAAGATTTCTACGTGATGACGCGCGCGCTCGAGCGGGCGATTCCCGACATAAGTTTTCTCGATTCTTGGCAAATCAAGAAGCTCCGCGATCACACCAACCTTCTGTCCAACGATCAATGA
- a CDS encoding aminotransferase class V-fold PLP-dependent enzyme, translating into MAISHLAVASAELTRWRTDTPGCAHRNHLNNAGAALMPTPVIRAIDDHIRLESEIGGYEAEEAREDASAEVYEEIGALVRAPARNMAIVANATAGFVQSMSAFDFRRGDVILTSNCDYVSYQITFLSLVERLGIEIRHAPDLPEGGIDAAAVREMLRRERVRLVHVSWIPTNSGLVQDVAAVGAVCEEAGVPYLVDACQAIGQLEIDVAAIRCDYLSVTARKFLRGPRGIGFMYVSDGALARGDHPLFVDMRGAKWVDVDRYELVDGAQRFEDWEFPRALVLGLGAAARYARGVGVGTAGRRAAALAATLRSELATIEDVRVLDRGRDRCAIVTIDVRDWDADDLVGELAGRGINTTASLRWYGLIDFARKGTTSALRISPHYYNTEEEIASVVGHVREIIGSRR; encoded by the coding sequence ATGGCGATTTCCCATCTTGCAGTCGCGAGCGCGGAGCTCACACGTTGGCGCACCGACACGCCGGGTTGTGCGCACCGCAATCATCTCAACAATGCTGGCGCGGCTCTCATGCCGACGCCGGTGATCCGGGCCATCGATGACCACATCCGCCTCGAGAGCGAAATCGGCGGGTACGAAGCCGAGGAGGCTCGTGAGGATGCCAGCGCCGAAGTGTACGAGGAGATCGGAGCGCTCGTTCGCGCGCCCGCGCGCAACATGGCAATCGTCGCGAACGCCACTGCAGGCTTCGTTCAATCGATGAGTGCCTTCGATTTCCGCCGCGGCGATGTGATCCTCACGAGCAACTGTGACTACGTCTCGTACCAGATCACCTTCCTGTCGCTCGTGGAGCGGCTGGGCATCGAGATCCGGCACGCGCCCGACCTGCCCGAAGGCGGCATCGACGCCGCTGCGGTGCGCGAGATGCTGCGTCGGGAGCGCGTGCGCCTCGTGCACGTCTCCTGGATACCGACCAACTCCGGGCTCGTGCAGGATGTCGCTGCGGTGGGCGCCGTATGCGAAGAGGCTGGGGTACCCTATCTGGTCGATGCATGTCAGGCGATCGGCCAATTGGAGATCGACGTCGCGGCGATTCGTTGCGACTATCTCTCCGTTACCGCGCGAAAATTCCTGCGCGGACCGCGCGGCATCGGTTTCATGTACGTCTCGGACGGAGCACTCGCACGCGGCGATCATCCGTTGTTCGTCGACATGCGCGGCGCCAAATGGGTCGATGTCGATCGATACGAGCTCGTCGACGGTGCTCAGCGCTTCGAGGACTGGGAGTTTCCGCGGGCGCTCGTCCTCGGCCTCGGTGCTGCTGCTCGTTATGCACGCGGCGTCGGTGTCGGAACCGCTGGCCGGCGTGCTGCCGCCCTCGCGGCAACCCTGCGGAGCGAACTGGCCACCATCGAGGACGTTCGAGTCCTCGACCGCGGCCGGGATCGGTGTGCGATCGTGACAATCGACGTGCGCGACTGGGATGCGGACGATCTCGTCGGTGAACTGGCGGGTCGCGGGATCAACACGACGGCCAGCCTCCGCTGGTACGGGTTGATCGACTTCGCCAGAAAAGGGACCACGTCCGCACTCCGGATCTCGCCCCACTATTACAATACCGAAGAGGAGATCGCCTCCGTCGTCGGACACGTGCGCGAGATCATAGGATCGCGCCGCTGA
- a CDS encoding SMC-Scp complex subunit ScpB: protein MGLASGAVSRLEMERDALADRLHSLAIHLLRRIRRGDDESGLSAPRLSALSVIIYRGPISLTELAKAEGVTAPTMTRLVQALVRAGLVEKSVLQTDNRVVLLRATAAGRKTLDVARANRLAALEDLLNRLDTDQAAVVARAVEVLEPLFRS, encoded by the coding sequence ATGGGGCTCGCATCCGGTGCCGTGAGCCGTCTCGAGATGGAACGCGACGCGCTCGCCGATCGGTTGCATTCGCTTGCGATTCATCTGCTGCGTCGTATTCGGCGCGGTGACGACGAGTCGGGGCTGAGTGCGCCGCGTCTGTCGGCGCTCTCGGTGATCATCTATCGCGGTCCGATCAGTCTCACCGAGCTCGCGAAAGCCGAAGGGGTGACCGCGCCGACGATGACCCGGCTCGTGCAGGCGCTCGTGCGCGCCGGTCTCGTTGAGAAGAGTGTTCTGCAGACGGATAATCGCGTCGTACTGTTGCGCGCGACCGCGGCCGGACGGAAGACGCTCGACGTCGCGCGCGCGAATCGCCTGGCTGCGCTCGAGGATTTGCTCAACCGGCTCGACACCGATCAAGCCGCGGTAGTCGCGCGCGCCGTGGAGGTGCTCGAACCATTGTTTCGATCGTGA
- a CDS encoding M20/M25/M40 family metallo-hydrolase, whose protein sequence is MRSRLCFSQWQLQAFAIGIMAWPGHAVAQSAPSGANVRAAARAYREHNESAILGEFATLLAIPNLASDSVNIRRNADLLIRMLNTRGFRNTRLLTVPGGPPAVFGELPSPGATRTLVLYAHYDGQPLDPKQWAAPPWSPVLRDRPLNDGGKEIPFPSPASGTRVDPESRLYARSAGDDKASIIAMLTAFDAMRAQHLEQSVNVKLFFEGEEEAGSGHLRQILETYAPTLSGDAWLFCDGPVHPSGRAELVFGQRGVTGLELTVYGPTHALHSGHYGNWAPNPGALIANLIASMRDDDGHIKIAGYYDDVRPITPAERKAIAALPSYDDTLRHVLGLARTEANNANLAERTMLPALNVRGIRVGGVRETGSNTIATEAYASFDLRLVPNQTPERVQRLVEDHIRRQGYFVIHDSATLGLRLAHPKIARLEWESGYPPQRAPLDGPFGRAVLATLNDGAPQPLLALPTSGGSGPAYLFEQVLHAPMVSLPIANYDDNQHAANENLRVQNLWDGIETYAALLTGIGERWGSHPVP, encoded by the coding sequence ATGCGCTCGAGACTCTGCTTCTCGCAATGGCAGCTCCAGGCTTTCGCCATCGGAATCATGGCCTGGCCGGGCCATGCCGTCGCTCAGAGTGCCCCGAGCGGCGCGAACGTGCGCGCCGCGGCTCGGGCCTACCGTGAGCATAACGAGTCGGCCATTCTGGGCGAGTTCGCAACGCTGCTCGCCATTCCAAATCTGGCGAGTGACTCTGTCAATATTCGCCGCAACGCCGACTTGTTGATTCGCATGTTGAACACGCGCGGCTTTCGCAACACGCGGCTTCTCACGGTGCCCGGCGGGCCGCCAGCGGTGTTCGGCGAGCTGCCGTCACCTGGAGCGACGCGCACGCTCGTGCTGTACGCGCACTACGATGGTCAACCTCTCGATCCAAAGCAGTGGGCCGCGCCACCGTGGTCGCCGGTGCTACGCGACCGGCCGCTCAACGATGGTGGAAAGGAGATTCCTTTCCCATCGCCAGCGTCCGGGACGCGTGTCGATCCGGAGTCGCGTCTCTACGCGCGCTCTGCGGGTGACGACAAAGCGTCGATCATCGCGATGCTGACGGCTTTCGACGCGATGCGGGCGCAACACCTCGAGCAATCAGTAAATGTGAAACTCTTTTTCGAGGGTGAAGAGGAGGCCGGCTCGGGACACCTTCGTCAAATCCTCGAGACCTACGCGCCGACTCTCAGCGGTGACGCCTGGCTTTTCTGTGACGGCCCCGTGCATCCGAGCGGTCGCGCGGAGCTCGTGTTCGGCCAGCGCGGCGTCACCGGTCTCGAGCTCACCGTGTACGGACCGACCCACGCGCTGCACAGCGGCCACTATGGCAATTGGGCACCGAATCCCGGTGCGCTCATCGCGAACTTGATCGCGAGCATGCGCGACGACGACGGGCACATCAAGATCGCGGGGTACTACGACGACGTGCGTCCCATCACGCCGGCGGAACGAAAGGCGATCGCCGCGCTTCCATCATATGACGACACACTTCGACACGTGCTCGGACTTGCCCGCACCGAGGCGAACAATGCGAATCTCGCCGAGCGCACGATGCTGCCGGCGCTCAACGTGCGTGGGATCCGCGTGGGCGGCGTGCGTGAGACTGGCTCGAATACGATCGCAACCGAGGCGTACGCCTCGTTCGATCTGCGACTCGTGCCTAACCAGACACCAGAGCGCGTGCAGCGACTCGTCGAAGATCACATTCGGCGTCAAGGGTACTTCGTCATTCACGACAGCGCGACACTCGGCCTGCGGCTGGCGCATCCAAAGATCGCGCGCCTGGAGTGGGAGAGCGGTTACCCGCCACAGCGGGCGCCACTCGACGGTCCGTTCGGGCGCGCGGTCCTCGCCACGCTGAACGACGGCGCGCCCCAGCCATTGCTCGCCCTTCCGACCTCTGGGGGCAGCGGGCCTGCATACCTGTTCGAGCAAGTGCTACACGCACCGATGGTCTCACTGCCCATCGCGAACTACGATGACAATCAGCACGCCGCGAACGAGAATCTGAGAGTTCAAAACCTGTGGGATGGGATCGAGACGTACGCCGCCTTGCTGACGGGAATCGGCGAACGATGGGGCTCGCATCCGGTGCCGTGA
- a CDS encoding VTT domain-containing protein, translating to MSRTKQSAAPKTESARSPSHDGKEQGETREPAKPSDWIRAGLPIAALAVFIIIAWRHGYFDLKNPQKLGAAAESVQDIPWLGPIFVSVYAGLAMLAAPVSPLAYGAGAVFGVIRGTLFVWIASLIGASAGYYLARSAWSGVARRLLGRFHGKLRDLRHGSVFLTTLRMQLLPIMPFGIFNYGAGVGHLPFLPFICGTAVGILPGTVAAVYVGERVMAGITGSDRRAFVVAGLVVAAMFALSFAPSLIKRLRGANDDEND from the coding sequence GTGTCTCGCACGAAGCAATCGGCGGCCCCAAAAACGGAAAGCGCGCGCAGCCCTTCTCACGACGGTAAGGAGCAGGGCGAGACTCGTGAGCCCGCAAAGCCGTCGGACTGGATACGTGCGGGCCTGCCGATCGCCGCGCTCGCGGTGTTCATCATCATCGCCTGGCGCCACGGGTATTTCGATCTCAAGAACCCGCAGAAGCTGGGCGCGGCCGCCGAGAGCGTGCAGGACATTCCGTGGCTGGGCCCGATCTTCGTATCCGTGTATGCCGGTCTGGCGATGCTTGCCGCGCCGGTCTCGCCGCTCGCGTATGGCGCCGGCGCTGTATTTGGCGTTATCCGTGGTACGTTATTCGTTTGGATTGCGTCGCTCATCGGCGCCAGCGCGGGATACTATCTCGCACGATCGGCCTGGTCCGGCGTCGCACGACGCCTCCTCGGCCGCTTCCACGGTAAGCTCCGGGACCTACGCCACGGCAGCGTCTTCCTCACGACTCTGCGCATGCAGCTCCTCCCGATCATGCCGTTCGGGATCTTCAATTACGGAGCGGGCGTTGGGCACCTGCCCTTTCTGCCGTTCATCTGCGGCACGGCGGTGGGCATCCTGCCAGGGACGGTCGCCGCCGTGTATGTCGGCGAGCGCGTGATGGCGGGCATCACGGGGAGCGATCGGCGCGCATTCGTCGTCGCCGGGCTCGTCGTCGCGGCGATGTTCGCGCTGTCATTCGCGCCGTCGCTCATCAAGAGGCTGCGCGGCGCGAACGACGACGAAAACGATTAG
- a CDS encoding DinB family protein, with the protein MRRVLTALAVSVLPCVAAAQTAPVAEAFKQNAQNVGKNLIAAAEEMPADKYSFKPTPAQMSFADVVVHLAQGNDYLCGAISGTKAPTRTKIDATAGKDALLARLKETFQFCDQSLASLDDSKLNEQIPFFGGKPWTRAAIMTLTTGDWADHYSQSAIYLRLNNLLPPTAKKKEM; encoded by the coding sequence ATGCGCCGAGTTTTGACCGCCCTCGCAGTCTCAGTGCTTCCATGCGTCGCCGCCGCGCAAACGGCGCCTGTCGCCGAGGCGTTCAAGCAGAACGCCCAGAACGTAGGCAAGAACCTTATCGCTGCCGCCGAGGAGATGCCGGCGGACAAATACTCCTTCAAGCCGACACCGGCCCAGATGAGCTTCGCCGATGTCGTCGTGCATCTCGCGCAGGGCAACGATTACCTCTGCGGCGCGATCAGCGGCACCAAGGCGCCAACTCGCACGAAGATCGACGCGACCGCGGGAAAGGATGCGCTCCTCGCTCGGCTCAAGGAGACATTCCAGTTCTGTGATCAGTCGCTCGCTTCGCTCGACGACTCCAAGCTCAACGAGCAGATCCCCTTCTTCGGTGGCAAGCCCTGGACCCGAGCCGCGATCATGACGCTGACGACGGGGGATTGGGCAGACCACTACAGTCAGTCCGCGATCTACCTTCGTCTCAACAACCTGCTCCCGCCAACTGCGAAGAAGAAGGAGATGTAA
- a CDS encoding heparan-alpha-glucosaminide N-acetyltransferase domain-containing protein: MPSGSAAEDPRHVVSWARLRSLDVFRGLTIIGMLLVNDPGDARTGFSELRHSAWNGWTIADLIFPFFLFVVGITTHLSLRSRQERGDSSRELRRQILRRGAVIFGIGVLLNWFPFYQYGAIPGHPSPTFIDHVVGRLTELRFLGVLQRIGLAYVAAALLTLRAPTKRMVGIIVTLLVGYWLALTLLPVPGDGAIGARLLDDPGRTLAAWMDRVTLDWSRFGLGNHIWQDSAVFDPEGLLSTIPAIATTLIGVLAGRWLGTLRALMARVYGLVVAGVVLTVAGLVWGVFFPINKNLWTSSFVLFTAGVALALLGAITWVVDVKCWTRWTQGFAVFGTNPITAYVGAEFTAVLLDSTIKLRFDGHLRSLHELAYQRLLAPFMDARVASLVYSLLFVTLWYFLLLPLYRRGKILKI; this comes from the coding sequence TTGCCGTCCGGATCAGCTGCGGAGGACCCCCGTCACGTCGTTTCATGGGCGCGTCTTCGCTCGCTCGACGTTTTTCGCGGGCTGACGATCATCGGGATGCTGCTCGTGAACGATCCCGGGGATGCGCGCACCGGCTTCTCGGAGCTTCGCCACAGCGCGTGGAATGGATGGACGATCGCAGATTTGATCTTTCCCTTTTTTCTGTTCGTCGTCGGGATCACGACGCACCTTTCGCTACGGTCACGTCAAGAACGCGGTGACAGCAGTCGCGAGTTGCGCCGGCAGATTCTCAGGAGAGGCGCCGTCATATTTGGGATCGGAGTGCTGCTGAATTGGTTTCCCTTCTACCAGTACGGCGCCATTCCCGGGCATCCATCGCCCACGTTTATTGATCACGTCGTTGGACGCCTGACGGAATTGCGCTTCCTCGGCGTCCTGCAGCGGATCGGACTCGCGTATGTCGCCGCTGCATTGCTCACTTTACGAGCGCCGACGAAGCGCATGGTCGGCATCATCGTCACGCTGCTCGTTGGCTACTGGCTCGCGCTCACGCTCTTGCCGGTGCCTGGCGATGGAGCGATCGGAGCGCGATTGCTCGACGACCCAGGGCGCACACTCGCGGCGTGGATGGATCGCGTCACGCTGGATTGGTCGAGATTTGGGCTGGGCAATCACATCTGGCAGGACAGTGCCGTTTTTGATCCGGAAGGTCTCCTTTCGACGATTCCGGCGATTGCAACGACGCTGATCGGCGTTCTGGCCGGTCGCTGGTTAGGCACTCTTCGTGCGCTCATGGCGCGTGTGTATGGACTCGTCGTCGCGGGAGTTGTGCTGACGGTCGCGGGGCTCGTGTGGGGCGTTTTCTTTCCGATCAACAAGAATCTCTGGACGAGCTCCTTCGTCCTCTTCACCGCCGGTGTTGCACTCGCACTGCTCGGCGCGATCACCTGGGTTGTAGACGTGAAGTGCTGGACCCGATGGACTCAGGGCTTCGCGGTGTTTGGAACGAATCCAATTACGGCGTACGTCGGCGCCGAGTTCACGGCGGTCCTCTTGGACTCGACGATCAAGCTGCGCTTCGATGGCCACCTCCGCTCGCTGCACGAGCTCGCGTACCAGCGTTTGCTCGCGCCGTTCATGGATGCGAGAGTGGCGTCGCTCGTGTACTCGCTTCTCTTTGTCACGCTCTGGTATTTTCTACTGCTGCCGCTCTATCGCCGCGGCAAGATTCTCAAGATTTAA